The following proteins are co-located in the Acidimicrobiia bacterium genome:
- a CDS encoding DUF4328 domain-containing protein, translating to MEDLMQFCAHCGTARADDARFCEACGSTLAFDGTAANEGECGRCASGLAPWWRYCARCGNETPVANLSRSKRVVIDDPTTAPTEVEAPRRQAERFEPVEAPRPSEHLLPGTFADVADRHGSHRRHQSEVVRGEIVDEPGDPELISRQRDPRPAAVIDDEVIELERLVEEHDWSPPLASSPGATPPAEPIQGGMPAAEVPPGEAADAAAAVIPEEPPARGAPRPEAADPRTIGAPEPQHAVENHVGGPETEGQGLIPRPTGRTIPVQRPGVDLARYRDPYVTSRLAQLVLLAVATLATTATIGLVALNNRIEDVARQVPEALDGAGDIADLLGVWVIRPLAATSVVGLVAVIAWTFVVYSNLVALGVKDLRIPRGGAVWAWAVPGYNLAMPKRLIDDAWRGADPEAWRDRDWRLRQGLMWTNTFWWSLMAALALSFVGWRLTGSTPETALDANGWAILSYGSLIVSCLAGVRMISATSARQNAAAEEALR from the coding sequence ATGGAGGATCTCATGCAGTTCTGCGCGCACTGTGGGACGGCACGAGCCGACGACGCGAGGTTCTGCGAAGCCTGCGGGAGCACGCTGGCGTTCGACGGCACGGCCGCCAACGAAGGCGAATGCGGCCGCTGCGCCTCGGGCCTCGCTCCTTGGTGGCGGTATTGCGCGAGGTGCGGCAACGAGACGCCCGTCGCCAATCTCTCTCGATCGAAACGCGTGGTCATCGATGACCCGACGACTGCGCCGACGGAGGTCGAGGCGCCCCGCCGACAGGCGGAGCGCTTCGAACCGGTCGAGGCGCCGCGGCCTTCGGAGCACCTGCTTCCCGGCACGTTCGCCGACGTCGCCGACCGGCACGGAAGCCATCGGCGTCACCAGAGCGAGGTCGTCCGCGGCGAGATCGTCGACGAGCCGGGGGACCCCGAGTTGATCAGTCGCCAGCGAGATCCTCGCCCAGCTGCCGTGATCGATGACGAGGTCATCGAGTTGGAGAGGCTCGTCGAGGAGCATGATTGGAGCCCCCCGCTCGCGTCATCTCCCGGCGCGACTCCACCGGCCGAGCCGATTCAGGGTGGGATGCCGGCGGCCGAGGTGCCTCCCGGCGAAGCAGCCGACGCGGCGGCCGCCGTGATCCCGGAAGAGCCGCCCGCCCGGGGCGCACCCCGGCCGGAGGCTGCGGATCCCCGCACCATTGGCGCCCCCGAGCCGCAGCATGCCGTCGAGAACCACGTCGGGGGGCCCGAGACGGAGGGACAGGGGTTGATCCCCCGACCCACCGGTCGGACGATCCCGGTGCAGCGGCCCGGCGTCGATCTGGCCCGCTACCGGGATCCATACGTGACCAGCAGGTTGGCCCAACTCGTTCTCCTCGCCGTCGCCACCCTGGCGACGACCGCGACGATCGGCCTCGTCGCCCTGAACAACCGAATCGAGGATGTCGCCCGCCAGGTCCCCGAGGCTCTCGACGGAGCCGGCGACATCGCCGATCTGCTTGGTGTCTGGGTCATCCGCCCTCTGGCGGCTACGTCGGTCGTCGGACTCGTCGCCGTCATCGCGTGGACGTTCGTCGTCTACTCCAATCTCGTCGCCCTCGGCGTGAAGGACCTCAGGATCCCGAGAGGGGGCGCCGTCTGGGCTTGGGCCGTGCCCGGCTACAACCTGGCGATGCCGAAGCGCCTCATCGACGATGCATGGCGCGGCGCCGACCCGGAAGCGTGGCGAGATCGTGACTGGCGGCTGCGGCAAGGGCTGATGTGGACCAACACATTCTGGTGGTCGCTGATGGCGGCGCTCGCCCTCTCCTTCGTGGGGTGGCGGCTCACGGGGTCGACGCCGGAGACGGCCCTCGACGCCAACGGGTGGGCCATCCTCAGCTACGGGTCGCTGATCGTGTCCTGCCTCGCCGGAGTGAGGATGATCTCGGCGACATCGGCTCGCCAGAACGCGGCTGCCGAGGAAGCCCTGCGATGA
- a CDS encoding LOG family protein, with product MTGRIVAVFGASATHPHHEDWEAAHRCGALLAARGFTVATGGYGGIMEAVSSGAAASGGHVIGVTAPLVFPDRPGANAHVLEERMADTLPQRVARLIEDSDAVIALPGSIGTLTELVMAWNTAFVTRFSGSMPRPVVTVGDTWTRLVAHIATELATDNAIVHCVGDVDAAVAYVVAATESA from the coding sequence ATGACGGGGCGGATCGTTGCAGTCTTCGGCGCCTCCGCCACCCATCCCCACCACGAGGACTGGGAGGCCGCGCATCGTTGCGGTGCTCTGCTCGCCGCCCGGGGCTTCACCGTTGCGACCGGAGGCTATGGAGGCATCATGGAGGCGGTTTCCTCGGGTGCGGCAGCTTCGGGAGGGCACGTCATCGGTGTCACGGCGCCCCTGGTCTTCCCCGATCGGCCGGGCGCCAACGCTCACGTCCTCGAGGAGCGGATGGCGGACACCCTCCCTCAGCGTGTCGCCAGGCTGATCGAGGACAGCGACGCGGTCATCGCCCTCCCCGGCAGCATCGGCACGCTCACCGAGCTCGTGATGGCCTGGAACACTGCATTCGTCACCCGTTTCTCAGGCTCGATGCCTCGACCCGTCGTCACCGTGGGCGACACGTGGACCCGCCTGGTCGCCCACATCGCCACCGAGCTCGCAACGGACAACGCCATCGTCCATTGTGTTGGCGACGTCGACGCAGCCGTCGCCTACGTCGTCGCCGCCACGGAGTCGGCTTGA
- a CDS encoding CBS domain-containing protein, translating to MQLQALVGGSAEVIGSEATLAEAARRMVEARVDCLVVVDKRNLVGIITEHDLVDAVSRDADLDDEAVSSWMSEAPDTVAPTVSVDEAVAWLLEAGYRHLPVVDGSEILGIVTVRDLLWALAEE from the coding sequence TTGCAGCTCCAGGCTCTCGTCGGTGGCTCGGCCGAGGTGATCGGCAGCGAGGCGACTCTCGCCGAAGCTGCCCGGCGGATGGTCGAGGCCAGGGTGGACTGTCTCGTCGTCGTCGACAAGCGGAACCTCGTCGGGATCATCACGGAGCACGATCTCGTCGACGCCGTCTCCCGCGACGCCGACCTCGACGACGAGGCGGTCTCCTCATGGATGTCGGAAGCCCCCGACACGGTCGCCCCGACCGTGTCCGTCGACGAGGCCGTTGCGTGGCTCCTGGAAGCCGGGTATCGACACCTCCCCGTCGTCGACGGAAGCGAGATCCTCGGGATCGTCACGGTGCGCGACCTCCTGTGGGCGCTCGCCGAAGAGTGA
- a CDS encoding sigma-70 family RNA polymerase sigma factor — MASSGKTRDKVLDRAQRERAEAKERVERDTLTRSRRDRDRNKLTDERGRLTTDLVSQYLTAIGEYELLTAEKEVDYAQKIEAGQDALAKLDAGAFKTKAEEMALRRKVRHGREAKDAFLTANLRLVVANARRYANTSGIDFLDLIQEGNLGLIRAVEKFDWRKGFKFSTYATWWIRQAITRAIADKSRTVRIPVHLHDTLAAVRAAQASLKAELGREPRPEEIAEEAGVNVDKVELALGVADTVSLEQPVGEDGAQLGDFIEDEDAVDPVRVTEELDIADSLRKSIERLPEREGRILALRYGFYDGVPRTLEEIGEEFNLTRERIRQLEKLALCRLRHPSFGIREQDLL, encoded by the coding sequence ATGGCATCGAGTGGCAAGACGCGTGACAAGGTCCTCGACCGCGCCCAACGGGAGCGGGCCGAGGCGAAAGAGCGCGTCGAGCGGGACACACTCACTCGATCTCGCCGCGATCGGGACCGCAACAAGCTGACCGACGAACGCGGCAGGCTGACGACCGACCTGGTCAGCCAATACCTCACCGCCATCGGCGAGTACGAGCTCCTCACAGCGGAGAAGGAAGTCGACTACGCCCAGAAGATCGAGGCGGGCCAGGATGCGCTCGCCAAGCTCGACGCCGGAGCATTCAAGACCAAAGCCGAGGAGATGGCGCTGCGCCGCAAGGTTCGCCACGGTCGCGAGGCGAAGGACGCCTTCCTCACCGCCAATCTCCGTCTCGTCGTCGCCAACGCTCGGCGCTACGCCAACACCTCGGGGATCGACTTCCTGGATCTCATCCAGGAGGGCAACCTCGGCCTCATCCGCGCCGTCGAGAAGTTCGACTGGCGCAAGGGATTCAAGTTCTCGACGTACGCCACGTGGTGGATTCGGCAGGCCATCACGAGGGCGATCGCCGACAAGTCACGCACCGTGAGGATCCCGGTGCACCTCCACGACACGCTGGCGGCGGTGCGCGCTGCCCAGGCGAGCCTCAAGGCAGAGCTCGGTCGTGAGCCGCGGCCCGAGGAGATCGCCGAAGAGGCGGGCGTCAACGTCGACAAGGTCGAGCTGGCGCTCGGTGTCGCCGACACGGTGTCGCTCGAGCAGCCGGTCGGCGAGGACGGCGCTCAGCTCGGCGACTTCATCGAGGACGAAGACGCCGTCGACCCGGTTCGGGTCACCGAGGAACTGGACATCGCAGACAGCCTGCGCAAGTCGATCGAACGCCTCCCGGAGCGCGAGGGGCGGATCCTCGCCCTTCGCTACGGCTTCTACGACGGCGTCCCGCGCACCCTCGAGGAGATCGGCGAGGAGTTCAACCTCACCAGGGAGCGCATCCGGCAGCTCGAGAAGCTCGCCCTGTGCAGGCTGCGCCACCCGTCGTTCGGAATCAGGGAGCAAGACCTGCTCTGA
- a CDS encoding thioredoxin domain-containing protein: MPNRLALSSSPYLLQHMDNPVDWHEWGDEAFQKARDSGRPLLLSIGYSACHWCHVMAHESFEDDATAQFMNERFVNVKVDREERPDVDRVYMDAVQAMTGQGGWPMTVFLDHEGRPFFAGTYFPKRPMGHHPAFMQVLSAIDDAWRNRREELGEQADRLTRAVRSAIPAAPETPGTEIVERGIQELEASFDAEHGGFGGAPKFPQAPSLELLLRAAALGIGGGPAVAPMLRTTLDAMAGGGIYDHVGGGFARYAVDRNWLVPHFEKMLYDNAMLARVYVRASQVLAEPRYADVARQTLDYLLRDLRHPEGGLYSAEDADSEGVEGRFYVWSAQQVAEVLGAQATAFAQAYGVTTSGNFEGANILHLRDVTMSRTAFGESLQRLFEARSLRVKPGLDDKVIAAWNGLALRAFAEAGAVLDEHRYVDAAESIAQFAVTHLVDGEGRLARSWRAGRRGPAGFCDDHGALAIGMLTLYAVTGEERWFTHAQRLTNDMVRLFEDPDGGFYATGTDAEPLITRPKNVMDNPTPSDNTLAAEALQLMAAYTGEAPMRESYEGALRAAGHVAARYPSAAGHLLAVMSSDPPREVAIVGSGGLRARLAAVVWSRFRPDCVVAIGDARSPTSVPLLEGRTPVDAEASAYVCRDFVCDLPVSDPGELAAKLDEDALASGTPLVE, from the coding sequence ATGCCGAACCGTCTGGCGCTGTCGTCGAGTCCATACCTGCTGCAACACATGGACAACCCGGTCGATTGGCACGAGTGGGGCGACGAAGCGTTCCAGAAGGCCAGGGACAGCGGTCGTCCCCTCCTCCTCTCGATCGGGTACTCGGCGTGTCACTGGTGCCATGTCATGGCGCACGAATCCTTCGAGGACGACGCCACGGCGCAGTTCATGAACGAGCGTTTCGTGAACGTCAAGGTCGACCGTGAGGAGCGTCCCGACGTCGACAGGGTGTACATGGACGCCGTGCAGGCGATGACCGGCCAGGGCGGCTGGCCGATGACGGTGTTCCTCGACCACGAAGGGCGGCCCTTCTTCGCCGGGACGTACTTCCCGAAGCGGCCCATGGGACACCATCCGGCCTTCATGCAGGTGCTCTCGGCCATCGACGACGCCTGGCGCAACCGCCGGGAGGAGCTGGGCGAGCAGGCCGACCGGCTGACGAGGGCGGTCCGCTCTGCGATCCCGGCCGCCCCCGAAACCCCGGGCACCGAGATCGTCGAGCGCGGCATCCAGGAGCTGGAGGCGTCCTTCGACGCCGAGCACGGCGGATTCGGGGGGGCCCCCAAGTTCCCGCAGGCGCCGAGCCTGGAGCTGCTCCTGCGAGCGGCCGCGCTCGGGATCGGCGGCGGCCCGGCGGTGGCGCCCATGTTGCGAACCACCCTCGATGCGATGGCAGGGGGCGGGATCTACGACCACGTCGGCGGGGGTTTCGCCCGCTACGCCGTCGACCGAAACTGGCTCGTTCCCCACTTCGAGAAGATGCTGTACGACAACGCCATGCTCGCCAGGGTGTATGTCAGGGCCTCGCAGGTGCTGGCGGAGCCCCGCTACGCAGACGTTGCCCGCCAGACCCTCGACTATCTGCTGCGGGACCTGCGGCACCCGGAAGGGGGGCTCTACTCCGCCGAGGACGCAGACTCGGAGGGTGTCGAGGGCAGGTTCTACGTCTGGAGCGCGCAGCAGGTCGCCGAGGTCCTCGGCGCACAGGCCACCGCCTTCGCCCAGGCGTACGGCGTGACGACCTCGGGCAACTTCGAGGGCGCCAACATCCTCCACCTCCGGGACGTCACGATGAGCCGCACTGCCTTCGGTGAATCGCTGCAGCGGCTCTTCGAAGCGCGAAGCCTCCGGGTGAAGCCCGGCCTCGACGACAAGGTGATCGCCGCATGGAACGGGTTGGCGCTGCGCGCCTTCGCCGAGGCGGGCGCCGTGCTCGACGAGCATCGGTACGTGGATGCGGCTGAGTCGATCGCACAGTTCGCAGTGACCCACCTCGTCGACGGGGAGGGAAGGCTGGCACGATCGTGGCGAGCAGGAAGACGGGGGCCCGCCGGGTTCTGCGACGATCACGGCGCGCTCGCCATCGGGATGCTGACGTTGTACGCCGTGACCGGCGAAGAGCGATGGTTCACACACGCGCAGCGCCTCACCAATGACATGGTCCGCCTCTTCGAGGACCCGGATGGGGGGTTCTACGCGACCGGGACGGATGCAGAGCCGCTCATCACACGCCCCAAGAACGTGATGGACAACCCAACGCCCTCGGACAACACGCTCGCCGCCGAGGCGCTGCAGCTCATGGCCGCCTACACGGGCGAGGCGCCCATGCGGGAATCGTACGAAGGGGCGCTGCGAGCCGCCGGCCACGTCGCCGCCAGGTACCCGTCGGCGGCGGGGCACCTGCTCGCCGTCATGTCGAGCGACCCGCCACGTGAGGTGGCGATCGTCGGCTCCGGAGGGCTCAGGGCCCGCCTCGCCGCCGTCGTCTGGTCCCGTTTCAGACCAGACTGCGTCGTCGCCATCGGCGACGCCAGATCGCCGACGTCCGTGCCCCTGCTCGAGGGCCGGACGCCGGTCGACGCCGAAGCGTCCGCATACGTCTGCCGGGACTTCGTGTGCGACCTGCCCGTGTCCGATCCGGGCGAGCTCGCCGCCAAGCTCGACGAAGATGCGCTTGCGAGTGGCACACCGCTCGTAGAGTGA
- a CDS encoding LCP family protein translates to MPRWHRMFRLPNVLSVALGLLVGFLLASYWESHVGAAAAAAIGGIVTALSWLAWWRYASGARIADEFETPPLGIIRRWDHGPAPTLSAQDSDVAQAYHEAAERLEAMTHGQVILVMAAAPGQGATTVAMNLAIAATQGGRRVVLIDGDPSRRGLSRFGHTGAAPGLIDVAAGRASLVEASRMWDLAPGVRLPFIPAGSPVGLTPTTLGSKEMAEAIDVLSEGSDLVLIDTPPVSWDGNVGPLAAHADGTVLVVTERTAPSTVSSTASRLAEAGAPVAGFLVNKAEETAEGLGWPWRRVAKRVTATFAVALLGFISYNAFQIWDSWRSVARDQLDVAAAAAVLPLPGGGAVHDEVGGDIAAIVTGEPTRPEVFQSFLVVGSDAGGVRADVITLLLVPPDGDPAIVSIPRDLYLPNRCTQGYERINASLAACGSINGPTMLALAVEDYTGIEVDHFALFDFDGFERIIDAVGGVQICVDHQVRDSRSFLDLPAGCTTASGAQALSWVRSRRTEELVDGAWRRMQGVSDLTRNLRQQDVILAMFSKMKTFGSISDLTRTVRSLTNTFTLDTQLGISDAISLAWSLRGIDPRTVTRIEIPVRDFTTSRGASVLVPTTPFRELLAPVFPDLDLQAL, encoded by the coding sequence ATGCCGCGCTGGCACCGAATGTTTCGGCTCCCGAACGTTCTCTCCGTCGCGCTCGGCTTGCTCGTCGGCTTCCTGCTCGCGTCGTACTGGGAATCGCATGTGGGCGCCGCGGCCGCCGCAGCCATCGGGGGGATCGTCACCGCTCTCTCATGGCTCGCCTGGTGGCGATACGCCTCCGGGGCGCGCATCGCCGACGAGTTCGAAACGCCGCCGCTCGGGATCATTCGCAGGTGGGACCACGGACCCGCGCCGACCCTCTCTGCCCAGGACTCGGACGTCGCCCAGGCATACCACGAGGCCGCAGAGCGCCTCGAGGCGATGACGCACGGCCAGGTCATCCTCGTCATGGCGGCGGCTCCGGGTCAGGGGGCGACCACGGTCGCGATGAACCTCGCCATCGCCGCCACCCAGGGAGGGCGTCGTGTCGTGCTCATCGACGGCGATCCCTCCCGACGCGGGTTGTCCCGCTTCGGACACACGGGGGCCGCTCCCGGGCTCATCGACGTGGCGGCCGGGCGAGCGTCGCTCGTCGAGGCCTCTCGGATGTGGGACCTGGCCCCCGGCGTGCGGCTCCCGTTCATCCCGGCGGGGAGCCCGGTCGGGCTGACCCCGACGACGCTCGGCAGCAAGGAGATGGCGGAGGCCATCGACGTGCTCAGCGAAGGCTCGGACCTCGTGCTGATCGACACTCCCCCCGTTTCGTGGGACGGCAACGTCGGACCGCTGGCGGCACACGCCGACGGGACGGTGCTCGTCGTGACCGAACGGACGGCTCCCTCGACCGTGAGCAGCACGGCGTCCCGGCTCGCCGAGGCGGGAGCCCCGGTCGCCGGGTTCTTGGTCAACAAGGCGGAGGAGACGGCCGAAGGCCTCGGCTGGCCGTGGCGCAGGGTCGCCAAGCGGGTGACGGCGACGTTCGCGGTCGCCCTTCTCGGGTTCATCTCCTACAACGCCTTCCAGATCTGGGACTCGTGGCGCTCGGTGGCGCGCGACCAGCTCGACGTCGCCGCGGCCGCCGCAGTCTTGCCGCTCCCCGGCGGGGGGGCAGTCCACGACGAGGTGGGCGGGGACATCGCTGCCATCGTGACCGGGGAGCCGACCAGGCCAGAGGTCTTCCAGTCATTCCTCGTCGTCGGGAGCGACGCCGGCGGGGTCAGGGCCGATGTCATCACCCTGCTGCTCGTCCCTCCGGACGGCGACCCTGCCATCGTCTCGATCCCACGCGACCTCTACCTGCCGAACCGCTGCACACAGGGGTACGAGCGCATCAACGCCAGCCTGGCGGCGTGCGGTTCCATCAACGGCCCGACGATGCTGGCACTCGCAGTCGAGGACTACACCGGGATCGAGGTCGACCACTTCGCCCTCTTCGACTTCGACGGGTTCGAACGGATCATCGACGCCGTCGGCGGCGTCCAGATCTGTGTCGACCACCAGGTGCGGGACTCACGCTCGTTCCTCGACCTCCCCGCGGGGTGCACCACCGCCTCCGGCGCCCAAGCGCTGAGCTGGGTGCGGTCGAGGAGAACAGAAGAGCTGGTGGACGGCGCGTGGCGCAGGATGCAGGGAGTGAGCGACCTCACGCGCAACTTGCGGCAGCAGGACGTGATCCTGGCGATGTTCTCCAAGATGAAGACGTTCGGGTCGATCTCGGACCTCACGAGGACGGTGCGGAGCCTCACGAACACGTTCACGCTCGACACCCAGCTCGGAATCTCGGACGCCATCTCGCTCGCCTGGAGCCTGCGCGGCATCGATCCCCGGACGGTCACGCGAATCGAGATCCCGGTGCGAGACTTCACGACCTCGAGGGGAGCGAGCGTGCTCGTCCCGACGACGCCCTTCCGTGAGCTCCTGGCACCCGTCTTCCCCGACCTCGACCTCCAGGCCCTGTGA
- a CDS encoding cytochrome c oxidase assembly protein — MIAAAEASFGDIAPFHVHLDIVGVAFALIIGYELGLKRLRAPLAPRGEVAVTTWQRFFFYAGVASLALVSAWPVHDIGERSLFMFHMTEHLVLSLVTPPLLLLGTPWWLLRALLRPALPLLRVLTKPIVALVAFNATLGLLHAPGVVDAMLASSAFHFVAHAALFTTAVLMWFPVIDPIPDLPELQPFGKMGYLFLQSLVPTVPASFLTLGDSPLYRVYETFPRLWGISAHTDQVIAGLIMKLGGGLILWTAIAWVFFSWYAEEQRFSSPRRVAG; from the coding sequence ATGATCGCTGCGGCTGAGGCCTCCTTCGGCGACATCGCCCCCTTTCACGTTCATCTCGACATCGTCGGAGTCGCCTTCGCCTTGATCATCGGATACGAGCTGGGCCTGAAACGGCTGCGTGCACCGCTCGCCCCTCGCGGTGAGGTGGCCGTGACGACCTGGCAGCGCTTCTTCTTCTACGCAGGGGTGGCGTCGTTGGCGCTCGTCTCGGCGTGGCCGGTGCACGACATCGGCGAGCGCTCCCTCTTCATGTTCCACATGACCGAGCATCTCGTGCTGAGCCTCGTCACGCCACCGCTCCTCCTGCTCGGGACCCCGTGGTGGCTGTTGCGGGCGCTGCTGCGTCCTGCGCTTCCCCTTCTCCGGGTTCTCACCAAGCCGATCGTCGCCCTCGTCGCCTTCAACGCCACCCTCGGGCTTCTCCATGCACCGGGCGTCGTCGACGCCATGCTGGCGAGCAGCGCCTTCCACTTCGTCGCCCACGCCGCCCTGTTCACCACCGCGGTGCTGATGTGGTTCCCCGTCATCGATCCGATCCCCGACCTGCCAGAGCTCCAGCCTTTCGGGAAGATGGGCTACCTCTTCCTGCAGTCCCTCGTCCCGACGGTTCCGGCCTCGTTCCTCACTCTCGGCGACTCGCCCCTGTATCGCGTCTACGAGACGTTCCCGAGGCTCTGGGGGATCTCGGCTCACACGGATCAGGTCATCGCCGGGCTCATCATGAAGCTCGGCGGCGGGCTCATCCTGTGGACCGCCATCGCCTGGGTGTTCTTCAGCTGGTACGCAGAGGAGCAGCGGTTCTCGTCTCCGCGCAGGGTGGCAGGCTAG
- a CDS encoding cytochrome C oxidase subunit IV family protein, translating into MTSETTTHHPTPAQYWMIAAILALITAIEVTVPYLSAFDGTPRILLLIVLGSVKFAAVVAFFMHLRFDKPLYRNLFLVGLFGALTMFIVVLLTFTAL; encoded by the coding sequence ATGACGAGCGAGACGACCACCCATCACCCGACCCCGGCGCAGTACTGGATGATCGCGGCGATCCTGGCGCTCATCACGGCCATCGAGGTTACGGTGCCGTACCTGTCTGCGTTCGACGGCACTCCAAGGATCCTGCTCCTCATCGTTCTCGGCTCGGTCAAGTTCGCGGCCGTCGTCGCCTTCTTCATGCATCTCCGCTTCGACAAGCCGCTCTATCGCAACCTGTTCCTGGTCGGCCTCTTCGGGGCTCTCACGATGTTCATCGTGGTGCTGCTCACGTTCACGGCGTTGTGA
- a CDS encoding heme-copper oxidase subunit III, with the protein MSTQSAAEHLPGAHDADHHDVHPIRKTAMWVFLGSECVFFGAMISTFLLYRNTTGEGPGAELFNVPFTSASSFILLMSSLTMVLAHNAFERRDMRQARIWLAGTALLGSTFLAGQIFEFTEFVHEGLTLTTSPFGSSFFMLTGFHGAHVAIGVILLLAMFFLSLSGRLYADRGLNVELIGLYWHFVDIVWIVIFTVVYLLQI; encoded by the coding sequence ATGTCGACCCAGTCGGCCGCCGAGCATCTGCCGGGGGCGCACGACGCCGACCACCACGACGTCCATCCCATCCGCAAGACCGCCATGTGGGTGTTCCTCGGGTCGGAGTGCGTGTTCTTCGGTGCGATGATCTCGACGTTCCTCCTCTATAGGAACACGACGGGAGAGGGCCCGGGAGCGGAGCTCTTCAACGTGCCGTTCACGTCGGCCAGCTCGTTCATCCTGCTGATGAGCTCGCTGACGATGGTGCTGGCCCACAACGCCTTCGAGCGCCGCGACATGCGCCAGGCGCGCATCTGGCTGGCGGGGACCGCCCTACTCGGGTCCACCTTCCTGGCGGGCCAGATCTTCGAGTTCACCGAGTTCGTCCACGAAGGGCTCACGCTGACGACGAGCCCGTTCGGGTCGTCGTTCTTCATGCTGACCGGGTTCCACGGCGCCCATGTCGCCATCGGGGTCATCCTCCTGCTGGCGATGTTCTTCCTGTCGCTGAGCGGGCGCCTGTACGCCGATCGAGGGCTCAACGTCGAGCTGATCGGGCTCTACTGGCACTTCGTCGACATCGTCTGGATCGTCATCTTCACCGTCGTCTACCTGCTCCAGATCTGA